The genome window ATGACTACCTGTAGGCAGTACTATTGCAGGTGTGTTCTGTGTCCAGAGGACATCTCTCCTCCTTCATGGGCTTCTCACTTCCTTTGTGAGTCACTATTGGAATGCCCATTATTTATGGAAGTGCCATTGACTGATGACATCTTAGATCAATTTATTATACAAAATAAAGAATGGATGGCACTCATTCATAAAGAATTTAATGATTGTTTTAATGCTTCAGAACATCATTAAATGCCAACAGAGCACGTCTTAAAAAATGTGCCTAGTTTCTGCCGCAAGGGGAGAGAGTTCCTGTACTATCTGTTATAAAAAGGGACTCGACTCTGTGATTCTGGATTTATTGTAATGAAAGTTATTTTAGGAGCTGGGATACTACCTTCAGCTCAAACCAACAGTAAGATTCCCAGTCTGGGGTGGTCTGGGATTTGccattaattccttttttattaattttgaacCTGCAGCCTTGTGAACTTGTGAATTTTACCCGAAAAAACTGCCGTAAGTGGGGAAATCTTCTTTTACCTCTGATTTCACCTAGTCACTCTTCCTGAATGGAACAGCCTTCATTGGAAACCCTATAAACGGGTAGTTTTTATCTAGGTTCAGTTTGACTGGTAGTTGTTAATTGTAAGGGCTTTCAGCAGGTGTATGAAGCAAACTTATGCTTTTTGATAATTTTTCCTATCTGTTTATTACAAAAATTATAGCAAATATTTCTTCCTCATTAAAGATTAAACAAATCTTTGGTATTGTGCCAACACCCTTTGGAGAGTTCTCTGAGAAAAGACAATATTTTTATAACAGCTGTCACCCAGATTAGGTGTGTTCCTTCTCAGATATGTGTGCTCAGCAGAACCCaggataattttaaaaattcttatcCAGTAAAATGACATTATTTTGACTATTTGATTGTAAAAGAGGAATGTGGCCTTGCACTGACAGACTGTCAGTTGTCTGAACTTTGGCCAGGCTCTTCATTGAAAGCCAGTGAATAAGTCACTATTTTAATGTATATGAGtccaaaataattaattgctctccctctcttccttccAGCATGCTCATCAGGTAAGCCCATCTGGTCTCTGAATATCCATTATTTTATAGATTTGAAGAAGAAACGAACAATGTTTGAGTTGTGGAAAGGTTCTCACGTAGCTTTTGTGCTTTGATATACAGACACATGCCCAGCTTATCCAACTGAAGTGGTTTTTGCCTTGGATATGTCTGATGATGTTACACCAGCTGCATTTGAAAGAATGAGGAACATTGTTATGTTATTGCTGAAGACCATTAAGATCAGTGAAAGCAATTGCCCAACAGGCGCTCGTGTCTCTGTTGTTTCTTTCAATACCAACATACACTATCTCATCCGATTCTCTGAATTCCAAAAGAACAACTTGCTGCTACAAGCCATCCAGAGAATCCCACTTGAGAGATCCAGTGGAAAACGAAATATTGGGGCAGCCATGAGATTTGTTGCGAGAAATGTCTTCAAACGTGTTCGTCAGGGCATCCTCACAAGAAAAGTTGCCCTGTTTTTTGCCAATGGTCCATCGCAGGATGATGTTGccatcagcacagctgtgcttgAGTTGAGTGCCTTGGATATCACTCCAGTGGTTATTGCCTTCAGTGAGGTGCCAAATGTCAGACGTACCTTCTCTGTAAGTAGAGCCTGTTGAAAACTGAGTCAGTCACCCACTTGCTGAGTATCTGCTAGGATTTGAGTGAATCCTGTTCTCCAGCCTAAGTCCTATAGGAACTGTCCAATCCCTTACTAGAAAGGGGTACAATTTTAACAAAGCAGCAGTGATTCCCTTGACCATAGTGATCACCATCTGACCTTTTTCTGAACATAAATTATTAATGTCTTGTGCTTTTAGGGAAAATCAGAGAATTTCCATAATGATCTGTTAATTTCACTTATTTACTATGCCTTTATATTTCTGAAGTTGTAAcaagtaataaaaatttaactAACAAACTCTGGCCCTAGTTTCTAGAAAAGTTAGTAGAAGGCTTCAAGCATGCCTTctgttttttcaaaagaaaattaaattagcaAAGCCCCTCTTGATATCTTTATTGCCATTTATACATGagaaaattatgaaattttgttttaaaatatgactTAATCTAAAagatagtaaaaaaaattaactgtcCATTTTAAAAGGTACAAAAGGAAAGCAATTCTATATTTATTTAAGGTTTCATAATATAGATTGCATGTTCTCTGTCCtttgaatttgttttaataTCATCCGTGCTCAGTTTTAactttttcaaagtaaaattcattccagctgctgtttcctcaaaattgtcattttaaaaagaaatatgtttaCTTGTGCATGATAAAAGTGCAAAACTTGGAGTTTAAGTTCTGATCTAGCAACATCTAAGTCAGTCCTTTATTATTTATGCTATATTTATTCTCATGCAGCCTCATATTTATTAGTTGATTCATGTATTTTTCTGACTAAATGATAATTTACcagaatgaaaaatttctgCTGACACATGAGAAGGAAACTTATGGTTTATTGCCTGGGTTGTTCCACAGGATAAACAGGAGCAAGAATCAGTATTTTCTTTACTTAGTATAAGCAGATTACAACTCTGAATGCATGTGATGACATCTGGTGACTTTACATAAATCTGTCTTCAGAGTAGAAGAGTTTAAAAGAGCTGCTTAGCAGGGGAAAGGCAAAAAATTCACTACCCAGCACTGCTTTAAGTTTACAGTGATGGCAAGGCAAACAACCTCACCACCACCCCCACGTAAATACaacttcccttttcctttctgatggACTTCTGCCCTTGGAATTGAGAGGTGGTGTAATCTCTATGATCCTACAAGTCTGTAGCCACAGATACTTACTGGCTTTACTTTGCTTCAGGAACTTCAGTTTATTGACCACATGCAGCCATTGCCAATTCTAATTCCCTTGAAGAGTTCTATCTGTAATATTCTTTACAGATGTTAATCAGAAATTAATTGTGTGGTGTATAACACACAAAGCCAAAGTTTAATGCAAAGAAgtaattatttctttgcttACCATTATAGCTTATTCATATATGTTCATTTCCTGTAATACTGTGatattttaaagccatttttatCTTAGTCTACAAGGAAATGCTTTTCCATTGGATCACATCTGGATGGGGTTGGGTGGTGGTCAGTGAAATTGTAGAATGTTGGAGCATCTTCAGAGTTCCTCAAGCATTTCTGTGGTCAAATCTTCCACTGTGAGAGACTGTCTTTCTTCAGGTGATCCCAGGAAACACATAGGTTGCTCTCATAATACAACTTTCTAATGCTAGAATTTTCCCTCCAAGAAATCATCTTCACCCTTTGTCCCAGAAAAAGGGATATCCTGAGATATCCTGCCCTTTTCTCTGTAGGAAAATAGCACcctattaagaaaataaaaaagtgatgatccttccctggcagaaaaaaaagaaaaaagacagtcTTCATatattttgcctttcttcttaATGTTGCTTTTGTGTTTGCTCTAAAACACAGATTGATGACACAAGAAGATTTCAGTTATTTGTTTGGGAAAGACAACAGGACGAAAATTTGGAGGGCATCACATATTGTGCACTGTGCTTTGGTAAGACATTTTGCAAATTGCATCTGTTGGTCTATTTACCATTTCAATAACAAATtctacaccttttttttttgcaatgtgATGGGGAATTTTTCTGGTACACCTTAAACACATCTGTGcttaaatataaaagaaaaatattaatgaactGGTCAGAATCCTACTGCCATGAATGTTCTACAAGGAGTTTGCAGAGATGTATTAAGAACTGTGTGGTTGGTTGCATGGAGCaactcagcccagctctgcagccagtaGGGATGTCTGAGTGTTCCCATTCCAGGATGGTTAGAAGACAGTGCTATGGCTGTTTCTTATAATTTCCAAGAGAAACTTCACTCCTTTACAGAGGAAACTTTActcctttttctgtctctgacaTTCCAGCCAGCTGAACCCTTCTGCAACTGGGCCTTCTTGCCTTCTGTGACAGATAATTTTGTGGTTACAGAATACCACTGCTGAGGAGTTACAATTTTAACTTCCTCTTCAGTGGATGGTAAGAAATAGAATCTCAAAATCACAAAAGatgtttaattaatttctgtctCAGCCATGTGAAATGAATTATTGTGTTTAGCATTTCCTTGTTTACAGAAATGCActtaaaatagcaaaaagatTTTGGGAAGGCAGGCTCATTTGCTGTAAGTTCTAtgctgggagagggggagaagaTACTAAATGATAATATGTCAAAATGTTGAACAATGATCTGAGATGAAAAAACAGAGTTTGATTCTGTGTCTTTTACAATGTTCagatttcaagagaaaaaaatttctccaGGGAACTGTTACCTATGAAATTTTTCCTACGAATGTTTTTCTGCTCTCATGCATGAATAATTTCCCCTAGTACCTCAAAACCTTCTTCAGCAAGACTCGTCCTGTTGTTCCTTActagaacaaaaatatttcaaggtcCTGTTACAAATGGAAGTAGGGGTTTAGAAAATTTCTTGCCTTTTGCCCAGGCCTCTGGCAGCAGGCAATAGCTTTATTGAGGCAGCcagaaccccaaaacccactcTCATTCACAAGTTCTTTAATAATGGCTGATTTGGTCTATTATAGaatgaataatttaattaataggCAGAAAACTAAGAGACATAAGACTTAAACCAAACTAATACTACACAGGAATAAGGATAAAAAGAGAAACTACTAGTAGATATATACAGCATGAAGTTAAAGGTACCTATTAATGTCACAGCTAATGAAGAAATAATATAACTTTAATGGGTTCAATGTATCTTACCATCCAATTCCTGGTGGGGCACATACACATCGAGATCCTTTCCCTCAATCCCCAGGGAAGTAATCACAGAACCTGCATcaaggctctggggagaggtCTCCCACAGTTTCAGGGTGTGTGTGTAGAAGGCTTCTGCCTCTGTGATAACTGTGTGTCTTTTATAGTTTGTTAAACAGTGTCTTTCAGTCAAGAATATTTCCTTTATCCCTTCCCACATCTGTTCTCCAGACTAAGTTGTTGATTCCTAGCTGAGGCCTGAGCCCTTTTGGAACCAAGGAAAACCCCTTGCTGGGCCTTTCAGCCTCTAGATTATCTATTTATGGACCAGTTCCCTGTGGTAAAGAGGAGGGGGTATAGAAGTACAGCTACAGCTCCCAAATTgattagagattttttttgtttgtttttggttgtttttttttttttgtttgtttgttttgatttttttagatcaaagtttaggaaaaagaaaaaaagcttttgtagTGGGTTGACCCTGTCTGGATGCCAGACAATCCctccacagctgggcaggggataaggagataaggacagagagatcactcatcaaatgctgccatgggcagaacAAAGTTGAATTAcaaatattaattgaatttattactaacaaaacaagaacagaccaacaaaaagtaaaattagaCCTTAAAACCACCTTCCCCCCACTCCCGCCTTCTCAGGTCTACCGTCTCCCtaccagcagcacacagagatggAGAATGGGAGTTGTGGTCAGTTCACCAAACATGTTTCTGCCAGTGCTCAGGGAGAGCATGGGGTGCCTCCCATGGAAGACAGTTCTTCATGAACTTCTTCAACAGAAGTCCATCCCATCTTCAAAAGGGTGCAATGTGAGTTCATTGCTCCATGCGCAATAGTCCTCTCCAAACTGCTACAGcatgggtcactcttccatggggtgcagtctTTCAGGCACAGGGTCACAAGTCTTGCCAGaaaacctgctccagcctgggctcctctctccatgggtctgcaggtccctgccaggagccaaCTCCAGCATGGGCCTCCCACAGtttcacagcctcctctcaggcatccacctgctctaGCATGGGGTTCATCCACAAGCTGTAATtagatctctgcatcccctggatctccatgggctgcaggggcacagctgcctcagcatAGTCTTCACTAGGGGCTGCaagggaatctctgctccagtaCTTGGAGTACCTgctcccctccttctccactaACCTTAGTGTTTGCAGAGTTGTCTCTCTCACATAttttcactctgcttttctATGGCCACAATTAAATCTGCATAATAgcattttttgtcttcttcttaaatatgttatcacagaggcatgTCCACCATTTCTAATTGGCTTAACCAGTAGCATGTCTCTCTTGGAGCTAGtggcattggctctgctggacatggagaAAGCTTCCATCATCTTTTTACAGACGCCACCCCTGTAGTGCCCCCCACTACCAAAACTTGGCCTTACAAACCTAATACAGATCTACAGGACTTTGTGTGAAATTTTTATGAATCATTGCTTTTGTTGTATTGTTAAATAGTTCACTGGCTATTGGGTCTTCCTCTTTAGATAAATGCAATCCAAGAACCAACTGTGAGGTGCCTTTTTCTCCCCTGGTTCAGATGGATATGGATATAACTTACATCATGGACAGCTCTCGCAGCATTAGCAGTGAAGAGTTTCAGAGAGCCAAAGACTTTGTGAGCAACATGGTGGATCAGTTTGTCGTTTCCTCACAGCCAAACGAATCATACGGAGGCATCAGAGTGGCACTGGTGCAACAGGCTCCCAGGGGCTTCCTGCCTGACAGAAACCAGACACCTGTGGCCTTGGAGTTTGACCTAGTCACATACAGCAATAAAGATTTGATGAAGAAACACATCCAAGAGTCTGTTCACCAGCTGGAAGGGCCATCAGCCATTTCTTCTGCTCTACAGTGGACAGTTGAAAACGTATTCTTCAAAGCCCCCagacaaagaaaacacaggGTCATATTTACAATAGTTGGAAGCAAAACAAGCACATGGGAcagagaaaggctgagagagatTTCACTTGGAGCCAAGTGCCAAGGGTTCACCTTATTCACTCTTGCACTTGGCAGTGATGTGAGTGACAATCAGCTGATGGAGCTGTCAAGCTCCCCCACAGATCAGCACTCACTGACACTGGGCAGGTTTTCCACCCCAGAGATGGCATATGCTCAGAGGTTTAGCAGGGCATTCCTAAATCTTCTACAACGTAAGTATCACACAGCAGCATTTGCTTCACTTGTGGAAAAAGACAAATGTTGTGTAGAAAAAGGTAGTCAGTGTATATGTGCTGTCATTCATTTCCTGGTCATAACTTTGCTGCTAATCATTCATGATTAGTTTACCTCAGATGCTGGACATTAATAAAAGTGCCAGTAATGACAGAACAGCATTCTATTCTAAAGTAGTCTTTTCCCcttaagtttttatttaatgtgtGGCTTTGTGTACTCCACTTTCACTAAAGACAGACCATTCTTCAGCTAAGAAAACTGTCATGTTCCTGATTTAGGCCCACATTTCTCCTCAGACCATTGGCAAGTGCAGATCTACTGAGCTTTTATGCCTATTTAGGCTTTGGGGCAGGTAcaagataaatattttgcaCATTTGACTTCAACCTCTCTACAGAGCAGACACAGGACTTACTTTTCAGGACACATTCATGAAGATGCTTAGTCTTAAATGCTTTGACATGGAAACAAGAGAATAACAAAAAGGAAATTgccatttatttaaaatcctCATCATAAGCATATGCTTGGAGATGTCAAAGTTTCTATAGAAAGATAAATAGTGTATTAAAAAGTAAGACAAAATATAAAAGATTGGTTCAGGAGTCATTCTCATCTATCTGATCTctataatatttttcatgtttctggGCATAGTGTCAGTCACTCTGGATATAGTGTGTTACTTATTGAAAGACACAAACTCCAGTTCACAAAAACAGCCATGTAGTGGTTTTTATTAATCCTACTTTTGAGGACTTTAAAACTCACCCCTGCCACCTGTGCTTTctcacagaagaaatgaacaGT of Molothrus ater isolate BHLD 08-10-18 breed brown headed cowbird chromosome 1, BPBGC_Mater_1.1, whole genome shotgun sequence contains these proteins:
- the LOC129046644 gene encoding collagen alpha-6(VI) chain-like, whose amino-acid sequence is MSDDVTPAAFERMRNIVMLLLKTIKISESNCPTGARVSVVSFNTNIHYLIRFSEFQKNNLLLQAIQRIPLERSSGKRNIGAAMRFVARNVFKRVRQGILTRKVALFFANGPSQDDVAISTAVLELSALDITPVVIAFSEVPNVRRTFSIDDTRRFQLFVWERQQDENLEGITYCALCFDKCNPRTNCEVPFSPLVQMDMDITYIMDSSRSISSEEFQRAKDFVSNMVDQFVVSSQPNESYGGIRVALVQQAPRGFLPDRNQTPVALEFDLVTYSNKDLMKKHIQESVHQLEGPSAISSALQWTVENVFFKAPRQRKHRVIFTIVGSKTSTWDRERLREISLGAKCQGFTLFTLALGSDVSDNQLMELSSSPTDQHSLTLGRFSTPEMAYAQRFSRAFLNLLQQEMNSYPSPELQEECENLDRGDIQQEASMTERIPFPGMAESDSSQVFEDMEKNESRVMKSMKENTKEPVYTVPEMRDDYEENEYFTEENAKREKPQECGKAQEKNKKNLETTAETRSGCNDYDACDLVQDSGECQNYILKWYYDKEQKMCGQFWYGGCGGNKNRFETQEECGFLCIESS